The genomic interval ATAATAAATGGcttgtttttaattcaaaagcAAGCATTTATAGccattttcaacaaatattgagtgtCTACCATGTTCCAGGCACCAGCTAGGTACTTAGGGTACTAtgatgaaaaagacagacaaggtccctgttTTCATGTAGGTTAGTGGGAAAGacagataatgaaaaaaataaacaagacaattGTAAATTGTGCTAAGTGCTATAAAGGGAAAACAGGGTCCTGGGAGAGGGTATAGTAGAGAGGATCTGCTTTAaactgggtggtcagggaagtctTCTTCTAGGAAGTAATGTTTAAggtctgaaggatgagaaggggaTCTCCATGGGAAGAGCAGGAAGAagtgtgttccaggcagagagaatagcTGGTGGAAAGGCCTGGAAGTGGGAAAGAACATGGCATTTGTGAGGAACTAAAAGTAAGCCGGTGTGGCTTTAGTATAGGGACTGAGAAGAAGAGTGATATAAAAGGCTGGGGAGTGAAGGTAGATAGGGCCCAGATCGTAGCAGACCTTGTAGGATGAGgtaaggattttggattttatatCAAGTGCAATGAAAAGCTCTTGAAAAGTTTTGGGCCATGGCAGTGACGTGATGTAATTGATAGTTTTAGAAGATCACGTTGGCTGCTTGTGTGGAGAGGAGCCATAGAGGCTGTTTCAGCAGTCCAGGAAAGAGTTGATTGATAGTGCCTTGTACTTGGGTGGTATTTGAGGTTGTAGTGGCAAATAAATGGATTGGAGGCTTATTTTGGAGATATAAATGATAGGCCTTGCTAAATGGATGTGGAGgagtcaagggaaaaaaaagaagtaatgaatCCTAACATTTTTCTGAGCCCTGAggagggtttttttggggggggcgggcagTGGAATAGAAATCAAGAGCTCAGATGCGTGAAGTTTGAGGAGCCTTTGAAACATCTGAGtagagatggtggtgatggtagtatTAGTTATAGTTGTTGTTTGTATTGTTGTCTAGGATTCTGTGATTACTGACTCTTGGTGTCACCCCATTAGATTACAGGAAAGTATTTAGAaaacatctaaaagaaaaatacctaaaaaaaGGAGTTGACAAATGTTATCACCATGGCAAGCATATAGAGTCACGACTGCTTGTTGTAAAAGAACACTGTATATCAGAAAAGCCACCATGCggaattcctcaacaaaataattttattgagatgGAACATATATTTGATCCTGATGAAGAGGGCTCCAGCTTATCCCAAACTGTGGTGCTTCAGGGATGTGCTGGGATTGGGAAAACAGCTGTGGTGCATAAGTTCATGTTTGACTGGGCAGCAGGAATGGTTACTCCAGGCAGATTTGACTATCTCATCTATGTAAACTGCAGAGAAATAAGCCGTTTTGCTAACCTTAGTGCTGCTGACCTGATCACTAACACTTTTCAAGATATAGACGGACCAATCCTGGACGTTATTCTTGTATATCCAGAGAAGCTTCTGTTCATTCTTGATGGATTTCCTGAGCTTCAGTACCCTGTAGGTGACCAGGAAGAGGATCTTAGTGCCAATCCCCTGGAGAGGAAGCCAGTAGAGACCCTCTTATGTAGTTTCGTGAGGAAAAAACTGTTTCCTGAATCCTCCCTCCTAATAACTGCTCGGCCTACAGCCATGAAGAAGCTTCACTCTCTGTTAAAACAAGCTACCCAGGCAGAGATCCTGTGGTTTACAGATGCTGAAAAGAGAGCAtatttcttgagtcagttttcaGGTGCTAATGCTGCAATGAGAGTTTTTTATGGTCTGCGAGAAAATGAAGGCCTTGACATTATGTCTTCTCTTCCCATCATCTCCTGGATGATCTGCAGTGTCCTGCAGTCACAGGGAGATGGTGACAGGACTCTTATGAGATCACTTCAAACCATGACTGATGTGTATCTGTTCTACTTTTCCAAGTGCCTCAAAACCCTTACAGGCATCTCGGTGTGGAAGGGACAGAGTTGCCTGTGGGGCCTTTGCTCTTTGGCTGCAGAGGGACTGCAGAACCAGCAGGTCCTGTTTGAAATCAGTGACCTCAGAAGACATGGGATAGGAGTGTATGATACCAACTGCACTTTTCTCAATCACTTTTTGAAAAAAGTTGAAGGAGGTGTCAGTGTCTATACTTTCCTTCACTTCAGTTTCCAAGAGTTCCTGACTGCTGTGTTCTATGCCCTGAAGAATGACAGCAGCTGGATGTTTTTTGATCAAGTGGGGAAAACGTGGCAAGAAATATTCCAACAATATGGAAAAGGGTTTTCATCATTAACAATACAGTTCTTATTTGGCCTCTTAcataaaggaaagggaaagtcTGTGGAAACTACCTTTGGGAGAAAAGTCTCTCCAGGACTTCGAGAGGAGTTATTGAAGTGgactgagaaagaaataaaggataaaTCTTCTAGGTTACAGATTGAGCCAATGGACTTGTTTCACTGTTTGTATGAGATTCAGGAAGAAGAATATGCAAAAAGGATAATTGATGATTTAGGGTCAATTATACTGCTTCAACCTACCTATACAAAAATGGACATTCTGGCTATGTCATTCTGTGTAAAAAGCAGTCATAGTCACCTGTCAGTGTCTCTGAAGTGTCAGCACCTACTTGGATTTGAGGAGGAAGATCGAGCTTCAGCATTCATGCCACCAACCTTGACACTTAATCAGTGAGTATACTAATGTCTTTTCACCAGTGTTTTGGCCTACAGAAATGATAGGCCTTCTTGTTTATTTCAAGTATTCAGGCACATAATCATTTCTAGCATtgtcaataaataaattgaattatctCTGCTTTCCATATTGTATGTCAATCAACACAATAAggatttattgagtatctatcaCATATTGAACACTGGCCAAGGTAGACACTGAGGGAAAGCTGACATTTGTGAGAActtaactatgtgccaggcactgtgctagccactgtaagtgtgtgtatgtgagtgtgtgtgtctattaGTCTTCACTGTCTCTCTGTGAAGGtgctttataattataaaaagttaTGAGCATATAAATCATTAAGATTATCATTGAAGACTCTGCTATTTTGGTGTTGATGACTATTCTGGAAAAGGTTGTAAACTTAATGTTCAATTGGTCCTCACTCTTCTCTACATATACTTCATCAGTGAGGCCTCAAAGAGCTCCAGGTTGGTAAGGGACAGAGCTGCACTCCTGTGTATATTGCTATAAAGCCTGGGTTCTTTCTGCTAGACTCACACCTACATGGAGAGTTGAGAGCTGGAGTTCAAAGAGGCTTAGGTAAACCACTTACACAGTATGTACTCTGTAGACTACAAAATACAGCTCTACTGACTTACTAAAGCAGCCAAGAAGACTTATACCTGCATTGTCTGGAAAATGCCACTGGTCATAAGTCTGTTCTCAGTACTCAGGTTAATATGGACAGTGCCTCTCATTTAGTtgtggggccaggggaggggtaGGGGACCTTGAGAAGGAGACAGGAGTGGGCAGAAAGCTCAACTTGGGAAGTGAGTTAACCCGAGTCTTTTCTCTGGTAATTGTTAGTTCCTCAGTGGGCAGTAGCATAGAGGTGGAATTGAGCATGGCATAGGTGTGTTTGTGGAAAGTGAGGAGGGGAAGTGAGGTGCAGCAAGACTTTGggaccagaggggaaggggtatGAGAAGTTACGTGGACTTGGAATTACGAAGCACTTTGGCTACAGTGTCTTCATGAATTCATGACAGCTTCAATCCAACTGtatattataaagtaaaataatggacAATATACATTGAGAGATTTTAAGCACTGATGGAAACACAAAGGGGCTTCTAGTTCATTTTGGGTTTCCAGAAAATCAGCCTTAGATGGAGTCCCCATCCTTCAACCCCATTGCTTTCATCAGAAGGCTTAAATTCTTTTCAAAGTttaaaccccccccaaaaaaacccacaaaaacaccCACTTTTCCCAAGCGTGTTGACTAAGTGAGAGTTTACTGCAGTTGGTCCTTGAACAACAAAGATTTGAACCGCGCAGGTCCACTTACAtggggatttttttcaataaatgtgtactacagtactataggattgaggttggttgaatcctcggaTGCAGAACCTCCGATATGGAGGGATAGAGAGGGCTCACTGTGAAGTTTTacgtggattttcaactgtgggGGTGTTGGTACCCCTAACCCCCatattgttcaaaggtcaactgtattgaACTTTCCTAGTTCTCAATTATTGTCGTTAATTCTTCTATTAGTACTGACAACCAAGAATCAGTTACAGTGTACAGAtagcttgggcaagtcacttgacctctctgagcatctgcaaaatggtgattaCAATACCTGTCATTGGATTAAGGACCAGATAAGATAAATTCTGTGTGTAAAGTGTTTACCTCGGTGCCTGGCATACAATACCATGGctttggctttggagtcagacagacctgagtacTGACCTTCATTCTGttcctatgtgaccttgggcaaattaccttTTTGTGCCTTAATTTCcgtatctgcaaaatggggtaaTACCTCCTAAGGTTTTTGTAAATTAGTACTAAGATGGCAACAGAAGCCAAAATAagccttttatttaaaattttgtttttaatcattttatttttgctttctcatCTCTTTTAGGCCCTTCCAGCTGCATAATTTGCCAGTCTCTCCACTACACTTGCTCTGCCAAGCACTGCGTAACCCATACTGTAAAGTCAAAGACCTGAAGTAAGTTGAACTTTCCTTTAAACTCTTAGGTATTTGCAGGTAAAGACTGGGTTGCTAGAAATTACACTCCCAGCTGATGAAAAGATAACGCTACAAGCCTAGAAGGGGTAAGGGAGTCAGGCAGCGATCCCTGCCAacccctcctgcctcttctccttTTGTATGTGCTGTTTTTGCTGTAGCAAGTGGGTGTCAGGCTGTAAAACCCAAGAGTTTGTGTCTGATGCCCGTCCTGGCCCTACCCCACTCCCCTGCCTTTATCCTTCCAGACTCCCATTGTCTTTCcccttggtttccttttctctccctccgttccccacccccatcctcctctGCAATTATTCCCCCAAGTGCCACTGCTCTgaagcccccaccccccaccccccacctggACCTTTACATCCTCGCTCACTCTCAGGTGTCTTGTCTGCTTGTCTGTCCACATCGTACACACACAGACAGGAGCCTGCTTGGTTTCCCACCTCCTCGCCACACAGATCGGTGtctgctttccttcccttctgcccCAGAGGAAGAGGTAGCCTTTCCAAACTCACCCGAGCCAGTAAATtcacttacttttattttttgtatttttgtgagcatttattttactttacacaACACCAAAGCATATAAAGACATAAACGCCCTCCATCCCACTGCCCcgtacccctccccaccccataccCCCACTGCTGCTTCCccactgggggctggggaggcttCTCCTGTCATGGGGCTGAACGACCATAGCAGTCCTCGTCTGCAGCTCGTGCTGGCGTCCTCTCTATGCAGCCCTGAAGGATTCCTCTAGGGGTGGCCCTGTTGTAAGCCCGGGGTTAACCCCAGGCCTGTTTTGCTTCTCATGATATAACTCGCTCAGAACATGAATGAGCTTCCTGGCCAGTTCATTGCTGGAGACTTGGGATGCAGGAATCCCCACTCACTACCCATCACTCCCTGATGCACCGCCCCTGCCAATTCCGACATTTCCTTTGATGGTTTGTGGTTTGCAACTGCTCTTCTGGTGTAAATTTCTGGCTTGGCAATAATCTGGTTGCCCAGACCAAGGACCCTCTCAAGTTagcttaaagaaaaaaggatctgTGTAAAGTGGATTTTCACTCAGCACAACTGCAGGAAGTGAAAAGTGGTCGGGCTGCCACTCTGCACGTCTGGGGTCACGGGATCAACTCCTCTCggcttctctgtctctctgctcccTGGGGCCTCAGACTGTGATTCTCTAAAGGGCACTGGGCCTTTGTAAAGCACGCGGTTCTGTTCCCCCACATCCAAGGCCAGGCCTCAGCTGTGGCCTCGGTGTCCATGACTCCGACCTTGCCCCTGACTCCCAGTGACCCACTGCTTCATTGCCCGACACCATCCTGGCTATGAAATCTGCCTCTCTGTTCAGATTCTCTAGTGTGAGGATCTGTTTGGCTCAGGATGGGTCAAATGTCCACTCCTGCTCCAGTCATCTACAGTCTAGtttcaggggtggggggggaagcagAGACGGGGGTGTTATATATTGTCTGCCCAGGTCCACCAGATGCTAGAGTTGGGGGGAGACACACACAGAAGCGGCAGTAGTTCTGGGGTGTCAAGTACTAATGCTCTGGAACACAAAGAGGGTCATCAAAACACGTCTGTCTCTCTAGGTCTCTCTCCCCCTAAGCCCCCAATCTACAACTTCCCCAGCCACCACCCCATACCCTACCTTCCACCCCATTTCCCGTCCTCTCTCACAGCTCCCTTGCcccattcacccacccacccaccctttcATTCCCCCCTCCcaagccctccccctcccctccccctcccctcccactgaaAACGGATTTCCCATCAGGGTacatttctattctgtttcacatTTCTGAATTCAAAGGTTTTATAGCCAGATTCCCCTCCCACAGTGGAAGCAAGTTTTCTGCCCTGAAAAATTCACTTTACACCAAGGGCAGCCTGTTGGCCTTCGAAGTACTGGAGGTGTCCCCTGCTGGTGGGAATCAGAGTCCCTCCCGTCTCTTTGTGGTTCTTGAGGGCCCATTCCCTGGCCCCCCACATCAGACCGCAGGCTAGAATCAGAGGGCCCCCAGCGGGGAGACCTCTGAGATGGAGCTCCTGCTGTGAACGGCGCTGCTGGTGGGGATGGTGTGGGTGCGTCTGGGAAGGAGAATAAGGGGCGTGAGTGTGAGGATGGGAATGAGGCAGGGAGCTGGACAGGAGGGGGTTCCTGTGAGGCTGTGGACCCGGACTTTGCTATCCCATATAAATAAAGCATGGGTGGGCCCACGGACCTGagatctccctccctctgcccaccaaAGGTGTAAATTTTCTGGTTCCCAACTCCGGGAAGCTGCATAAGGTCTCCGCGCAGCTCCTCTGCTCCCTCGGCAGCTTCTGACCATTCCAcacccttctgtcttcctcctccttctgtggCTCCAAAAGCGGCTGCAGTAGGAGCAGTGgcccctgcctcctcttcctcctcacctgCTCCTTCTGCCCCGGTCCCACTGGCAGTGGCCAGGCCTGGTCCCTTTGCAACCAGCTCCTGGAGAGAAGTGAGCAGATCTGACACCTgttctgggggcgggggggggtggtggtggcggggGTGGCGCAGCAGCGAACgggactgggggcgggggggggggcaggggggagtgtgggggggggcgggggagcggcGAACGGgactggggggggggcgggggagcggcGAACGGGACTGGGGGCGGGTCCCGGGACGGGCCAGGGACCAAGTCACAGTAATCTTACTGCCTGCGCCAGCTCCCACTTCAGGAGGTCCCGCTCTCTCTGCACCTCCGCCAGCCTGGCATGGGCTAGCTGCAGCAGGAAGGCCGCCTCCTTGCGCTCCACCTCCTGCTGTGCCTTGAGCAACTTCAGGTCTGAGACCAAGGCCTCCGCGGCCGACCTGTGCAGTTCGGTGAAGTCTTGCAGCCACTGCACCTTGTGCGTGTAAAACTGGCTCTGCCTGTGGGCAAAGCGCACgcccagggccaggctgccccAGACACAGGCCTCTTTGGCCTCGCTGGGCACCTGACGATCCTCCAGTGTGGCCCGGAGCTTGTCCTCCACCTCCGCCCAGGACAAGTGTATATTCTTGAGATAGAACGCAGAGCCTTTCTCGTGCCTGCTCATCCTCTCGTTGATGAAGGCCACCACCATGTCATGCTGGAACCCATTACTGGGGTCCTCGGGTTTCAAGGCCATGATGGCTGAGGGCCTTTGGGGCTTGGCTGGCCCTGCGGGGATGAATCAACCAGttgtcccctccccctccgtcTCCTCATCTCCGCttgcttcccccctccccccctcgtAAAGAGCTCTCCCCCCGACTGGCTTGCGCTGCCCCAGGACACCTCCTGCCAAGCCTCACCTTCTGGCCAGCGCGGGTGCAGGCCGAAAACACGGGCCTACCACGCTTAAAGAGAGGGTAACCGCTCTGTCTTTCTCCCCGAGGGCTCCGAGGAAAGAAAGCCTCGCGTTACCACTCCCCGCTTTTACCGTTGGACTGTTCCAACTTCCAGAAAcagcgggggtgggtggggtgcgTGAGGAAGattcccgccccccacccccgacatAAGGGAACTCCCTACGGTGTTGAAAGTCTTTGCAGGCGGGAAGAAACAggagtggtcagaaaagattcagAACCAAGAACGTGAAGCGCTTGTAATCAAGTACAAAAAGTCtcaaacacccccccccccaccaccaccataaTGGTTTGTCCCACTCGGTGGGCCCGCCCTTCCTAGAGGTGGAATATTCTAGAACAGGAAACAGCCCCCATCCCTCAGTGGCCTCCGCTACCTTGTGGAGGAAGAAGGTGGAGTCAGAGTACAGCCTCATCCCCATCACCCTAAGTGGTAATAAATCCTGGCCATATCCCCCCCAAAAACGTGTCTTGAATTTCTCTACCTCcagcccttcccccctccccctgggcaATTTATTCCCTGGACCACTGCAGCCCTCTGACCCCAGGTTTGTTTCCTGCCCTACCCTGGCATCAGAGGGATCTGACCATGTCTCTTTAAACTTCTAATGGTTTTTCCAGGCGTAGAGGATAAACCAGACAGCCCTCAGGTTGAGTACTACTTTGCCACTTACTGCATGACCTTGTGCTAtgattaaatttcagtttttaccTATGGGCCTAAGATGAGGACTGAATGACAAAGAGCATGTAAAGTAGTAATGTTTTCTATGgtcccatttttgtaaaatgtacaaatcctgtgtgtgtgtttgcatatgtTTCTATGATCTTGGAGAAAGGAGTGGGAGCATACACATCAGACTCTCAACGCTGGGGACCTCTGGGAGGTGGAGTTGGAGGGGAAGTTGGGAAaaggtttttgtcttttaaaataaatctttctgtGATTTCATTTGTTACAGAGAACATATAATgctatatgtatgcatgcattaaaaatctggaaaattatataccaaaattttaacagtggttatctttggGTGGTAGGAATACAGAACTTTCTcaaaaaaactttattctttat from Balaenoptera musculus isolate JJ_BM4_2016_0621 chromosome X, mBalMus1.pri.v3, whole genome shotgun sequence carries:
- the LOC118888799 gene encoding NACHT, LRR and PYD domains-containing protein 12, coding for MNSQKKRKDMEPACTWSLLSEQKAASSSLASFSWKELTDYRKVFRKHLKEKYLKKGVDKCYHHGKHIESRLLVVKEHCISEKPPCGIPQQNNFIEMEHIFDPDEEGSSLSQTVVLQGCAGIGKTAVVHKFMFDWAAGMVTPGRFDYLIYVNCREISRFANLSAADLITNTFQDIDGPILDVILVYPEKLLFILDGFPELQYPVGDQEEDLSANPLERKPVETLLCSFVRKKLFPESSLLITARPTAMKKLHSLLKQATQAEILWFTDAEKRAYFLSQFSGANAAMRVFYGLRENEGLDIMSSLPIISWMICSVLQSQGDGDRTLMRSLQTMTDVYLFYFSKCLKTLTGISVWKGQSCLWGLCSLAAEGLQNQQVLFEISDLRRHGIGVYDTNCTFLNHFLKKVEGGVSVYTFLHFSFQEFLTAVFYALKNDSSWMFFDQVGKTWQEIFQQYGKGFSSLTIQFLFGLLHKGKGKSVETTFGRKVSPGLREELLKWTEKEIKDKSSRLQIEPMDLFHCLYEIQEEEYAKRIIDDLGSIILLQPTYTKMDILAMSFCVKSSHSHLSVSLKCQHLLGFEEEDRASAFMPPTLTLNQPFQLHNLPVSPLHLLCQALRNPYCKVKDLKLIFCHLTASYGRDLALVFETNQYLTDLEFVKNTLEDSGMKLLCEGLKQPNCILQTLRLYRCLISPASCGALAAVLSTNQWLTELEFSETKLEASALKLLCEGLKDPNCKVQKLKLCASFLPGSSETICRYLASVLICNPNLTELDLSENPLGDTGVKYLCEGLRHSNCKVEKLDLSTCYLTDASCVELSSFLQVSQTLKELFVFANALGDTGVQRLCEGLRHADGIIENLVLSECSLSAACCESLAQVLSSTRSLTRLLLINNKIEDLGLKLLCEGLKQPDCQLKDLALWTCHLTGECCQDLCNALYTNEHLRVLDLSDNALGDEGMQVLCEGLKHPSCKLQTLWLAECHLTDACCGALASVLNRNENLTLLDLSGNDLKDFGVQMLCDALIHPICKLQTFYIDTDHLHEETFRKIEALKMSKPGITW
- the TEX13B gene encoding testis-expressed protein 13B, which encodes MALKPEDPSNGFQHDMVVAFINERMSRHEKGSAFYLKNIHLSWAEVEDKLRATLEDRQVPSEAKEACVWGSLALGVRFAHRQSQFYTHKVQWLQDFTELHRSAAEALVSDLKLLKAQQEVERKEAAFLLQLAHARLAEVQRERDLLKWELAQASRSLLRHPRHHHPPPPPEQVSDLLTSLQELVAKGPGLATASGTGAEGAGEEEEEAGATAPTAAAFGATEGGGRQKGVEWSEAAEGAEELRGDLMQLPGVGNQKIYTFGGQREGDLRSVGPPMLYLYGIAKSGSTASQEPPPVQLPASFPSSHSRPLFSFPDAPTPSPPAAPFTAGAPSQRSPRWGPSDSSLRSDVGGQGMGPQEPQRDGRDSDSHQQGTPPVLRRPTGCPWCKVNFSGQKTCFHCGRGIWL